ATgcagatcaacacatggataacgtTAGCCTTGGAAATGTCAGGAGGTTCCAGTTCAGGGAGCTGCAGGTTGCAACAGAAAAATTCAGCAGCAAGAACATACTCGGAAAAGGCGGCTTCGGACACGTTTACAGGGGGCAGCTTCCCGATGGGACTCTTGTGGCTGTCAAACGACTCAAGGATGGTAATGCTGCGGGTGGTGAGTCACAGTTCAAGACTGAAGTTGAAATGATCAGCTTGGCAGTGCACCGGAACCTCCTTAGGATTCTGGGGTTCTGTATGACTGCCACAGAGAGGTTACTAGTTTATCCATACATGTCAAATGGAAGCGTCGCTTCGCGCCTGAAAGGTCAGCACCTCAAAATCCCAGCAAGATTATCTGCCTTTCCTTGACATCCCTTGCTTAACTAGGCTAGATAGAACTAGCTCATTTTGGCGTAGTCAAGAAAAGCAAATTGCTTTGTTGGGTGTGTGTCAGTTGGAGGCTGCAGCAATGTTGTCTTACCTTGCCTGAGTGGGAGTTCTTACTTTGGCTAGCCTCCTCCCCGTTTTGGTTGTGGTTATTAGTGATCTAGCCAAGCAAAGTAAACCTTTGTCATGTTACCAAGTGACCTGCCTTGCCTAACAAGGCTAGGAGAATCTTAGCCTGAGAACCAAACGTAAGTAGGAGAACTGTTTGCCCAATTATAGACCCACTTGTTGTGCAGCATATGTTCGTTCTAGAATTTTCAGATGTCATGCCTAAAAAGAACGATGCAGAATTGAAAGTTGCAATCCGACAAGCCGAACGTGAAAAAGACAGAATTGGATTCTTCCCttcatttatttttgtttctttgcaCAAAGACTTATCACAGAGCATATGATTCCTATCAAAGGAAATCTCCCCTTTATACCGGTCTAATTATTCCAGGAAAGCCACCTTTGGACTGGATCACTAGGAAGAGGATAGCCCTTGGAGCAGCAAGAGGTCTACTTTACCTTCATGAGCAGTGTGACCCAAAGATCATCCACAGAGACGTCAAGGCAGCCAACGTGTTGCTGGACGATTGCTGTGAGGCCATCGTCGGTGATTTCGGGCTTGCAAAGCTCCTTGATCACCAGGATTCGCACGTCACCACTGCAGTGCGGGGCACCGTTGGGCATATCGCGCCTGAGTACCTCTCCACTGGGCAGTCATCCGAGAAAACAGACGTCTTCGGGTTTGGCATCCTGCTGCTGGAGCTGATCACAGGCCAGACAGCGCTGGAGTTCGGAAAGGCATCAAATCAGAAGGGAGCCATGCTGGATTGGGTAATGAAGCCTCTGCAATTTACTTGATAAAACTGCTGCAAGAAATACTTGAGAAAAACTAATAAAGTTCATGGAACCACCTGAAATGAAAAGCACTTTTGTCGAAACTGTTCATAACTGCAAATGCCCTGCCATCGATGatgcttaagttagctcatgacgtaATTGCTTGATGATCAGGTGAAGAAGATGCACCAGGAGAAGAAACTTGATGTACTGGTTGACAAGGGTCTGCGGAGCAGCTACGACCGGATCGAGCTCGAGGAGATGGTGCAGGTGGCGCTCCTTTGCACACAGTACCTCCCAGGCCACCGACCGAGGATGTCGGAGGTGGTTCGCATGCTGGAAGGCGACGGGCTTGCGGAACGGTGGCAAGCGTCGCAGCGAGCCGACTCACACAAGTTCACCGTGCCTGAGTTCACCTTCAGCCGCTGCTACTCCGACCTGACCGACGACTCGTCATTGCTGGTGCAGGCCGTCGAGCTCTCCGGGCCAAGATGACATGGTCACCAAGTGACCACAGAACACCAAGCAGCAGCCCTTGTACAGCATGATAATCCTATGTAGATTTGGAAATAATCCAATACTGAAGTAAAGTATAAATAGTGATGTATGTATCTTAGATGAAGTGTACACAGGAGAGTGCCCCAACTCCCTGGAATGGTATTGAACTATTAATATTACAGATTTCTAGCTGAAACAATAAGACTAGTTGTAACTTGTAACAAGGGGCTTCTCTTGAAGTTGTAAAGTTTTGATTTGCCCAGTTTGTATTTTCTCTTTGGCAGTCTTTATTTTTTTCTGCTTTTCTTGCTGCATTTTCAGATTGAAACAGGTGCTAAAATCTGATCAGAATCCATTGCTGATGTGTACATAATATCAGGTTGTGCAAAACCCTCAAAATACATGATGTGTATATTCTCTATTACTCCATACAGCCAAAATATTTCAGTGTAGCGCGACGACGATAATACCTATACCAGTAGAGTATATGCTATGAAAAACGTTCTTATTTGCAGACAATCATCAACCATCAAAGGAGAAGGCGCAAACGAAGGTTCCACCAGCTTATGTGTTCACGAATCTGCAGGTCTTCCTGACCTCACCACCTGCAGGGTTGGTGATATTGCCCATCTTGACCATGGAGTCCGA
This portion of the Triticum dicoccoides isolate Atlit2015 ecotype Zavitan chromosome 7A, WEW_v2.0, whole genome shotgun sequence genome encodes:
- the LOC119327931 gene encoding LRR receptor kinase SERL2-like; this encodes MEAPPSPRRLLAVVLAAVALLVSSPCSALLSAKGVNIEVQALIGIKNQLKDPHGVLKNWDQYSVDPCSFTMITCSSDNFVTGLEAPSQNLSGLLAPSIGNLTSLETILLQNNIITGPIPAEIGNLASLKTLDLSGNNFYGEIPPSVGHLESLQYLRLNNNTLSGPFPTASTNLSHLVFLDLSYNNLSGPIPGSLARTYNIVGNPLICAANTEKDCYGTAPMPMTYILSQGTPPTKAKSHEFAVAFGAVTGCMSFLFLAAGFLFWWRQRRNRQILFDDEDQHMDNVSLGNVRRFQFRELQVATEKFSSKNILGKGGFGHVYRGQLPDGTLVAVKRLKDGNAAGGESQFKTEVEMISLAVHRNLLRILGFCMTATERLLVYPYMSNGSVASRLKGKPPLDWITRKRIALGAARGLLYLHEQCDPKIIHRDVKAANVLLDDCCEAIVGDFGLAKLLDHQDSHVTTAVRGTVGHIAPEYLSTGQSSEKTDVFGFGILLLELITGQTALEFGKASNQKGAMLDWVKKMHQEKKLDVLVDKGLRSSYDRIELEEMVQVALLCTQYLPGHRPRMSEVVRMLEGDGLAERWQASQRADSHKFTVPEFTFSRCYSDLTDDSSLLVQAVELSGPR